The proteins below are encoded in one region of Stenotrophomonas bentonitica:
- a CDS encoding PFL_4669 family integrating conjugative element protein, protein MATSNEPLQLNLGSLRSAMSLTLHTHHASRIWHGRAAAEGRPGIVGLNGYIAVMNKMKRGSEQDDPYSDWWMLRIEDKLDQTRTTLQTLRKQVDQALAGVPAALSLGENLNVQPVKLPLFVNAQLGFAAVYLLADYDDIARKLILAHHTALIDRSTLERWLNEGAHALRSLFSLAQQYRYSGCTRDDFAAKNAAARVALEKFGELPQDVLEGTRRSTFAPPMVRRGLQQRGENPAAAATSVDGDAAAAADPSEGAATAGEDESA, encoded by the coding sequence ATGGCAACCAGCAACGAACCATTGCAACTCAACCTCGGCTCCCTGCGCAGCGCGATGTCGCTGACGCTGCACACGCATCACGCTTCCCGCATCTGGCACGGCCGCGCCGCCGCCGAAGGGCGACCCGGCATCGTCGGCCTGAACGGCTACATCGCGGTGATGAATAAGATGAAGCGCGGCTCGGAGCAGGACGACCCCTACAGCGACTGGTGGATGCTGCGCATCGAGGACAAGCTCGACCAGACCAGGACCACGCTGCAGACCTTGCGCAAACAAGTGGACCAGGCACTGGCGGGCGTGCCTGCGGCATTGAGCCTGGGCGAGAACCTCAACGTGCAGCCCGTCAAGCTGCCGCTGTTCGTCAATGCGCAGTTGGGCTTTGCCGCCGTCTATCTCCTGGCCGACTACGACGACATCGCGCGCAAGCTGATCCTCGCCCACCACACCGCGCTGATCGACCGCAGCACTTTGGAGCGCTGGCTCAACGAGGGCGCGCACGCGCTGCGCAGCCTGTTCTCGCTGGCCCAGCAGTACCGCTACTCGGGCTGCACCCGCGACGATTTCGCGGCGAAGAATGCCGCAGCGCGGGTCGCGCTGGAGAAGTTCGGCGAGTTGCCGCAGGACGTCCTCGAAGGCACGCGCCGCTCGACGTTTGCGCCACCCATGGTGCGCCGTGGTCTGCAACAGCGCGGTGAGAATCCTGCCGCAGCCGCTACCAGCGTCGATGGTGATGCGGCCGCTGCTGCCGACCCGTCCGAAGGCGCAGCCACTGCCGGCGAGGACGAATCCGCATGA
- a CDS encoding DUF3158 family protein, whose amino-acid sequence MSDLNQPTRYFRGLQQGAFMRLEHAASLKGLLKPFKGKGDLEAWASQCFAMRDELIGLAQRQVLQQAGGHPFHLLPVELAQQTTGAGTTFLRWRRNDRSAMGVALWQELMASTSTPVNLLADLHAIELQRITLNMQISLLHTLGRQAQECASKAAEAEDAYLRRLASIPPGVRDR is encoded by the coding sequence ATGAGCGATCTGAACCAGCCGACCCGCTACTTCCGGGGCCTGCAACAGGGAGCCTTCATGCGCCTGGAACACGCGGCCTCTCTAAAAGGCCTTTTAAAGCCTTTTAAAGGTAAAGGGGACTTGGAGGCCTGGGCCAGCCAGTGCTTCGCCATGCGCGACGAGTTGATCGGCCTGGCGCAGCGACAAGTGCTGCAACAGGCCGGTGGGCATCCCTTCCATCTGCTGCCCGTGGAACTGGCCCAGCAGACCACTGGCGCGGGAACGACGTTCCTGCGCTGGCGCAGGAACGACCGCTCGGCCATGGGCGTGGCCCTGTGGCAGGAGCTGATGGCGAGCACCAGCACGCCGGTCAACCTGCTGGCCGACCTGCACGCGATCGAGCTGCAGCGCATCACGCTGAACATGCAGATCAGCCTGTTGCACACCCTGGGTAGGCAGGCCCAGGAGTGCGCCAGCAAGGCCGCCGAGGCGGAAGACGCCTACCTGCGCCGGCTCGCGTCCATACCCCCCGGAGTGCGCGATCGGTGA
- a CDS encoding single-stranded DNA-binding protein, producing the protein MSTHFSGEGNIGSPPEYREFPNGNDEPRRLLRLNVYFDNPVPTKGGDFEDRGGFWAPVEIWHRDAAHWKDLYQKGMRVLVVGRMEREPWTDNEDQPRETWQINARSVGILPFRIESVVLSPKSQETAQDAQPKPQAAQEPAASKEPKRRK; encoded by the coding sequence ATGAGCACGCATTTTTCGGGCGAAGGCAACATCGGCTCGCCCCCCGAGTACCGGGAGTTCCCCAACGGCAACGACGAACCGCGGCGCTTGTTGCGGCTGAACGTGTATTTCGACAACCCCGTTCCCACCAAGGGCGGTGACTTCGAGGACCGCGGCGGCTTCTGGGCGCCGGTGGAAATCTGGCACCGCGACGCCGCACACTGGAAGGACCTTTACCAGAAGGGCATGCGCGTGCTGGTCGTCGGCCGCATGGAGCGCGAACCCTGGACCGACAACGAGGATCAGCCGCGCGAGACCTGGCAGATCAACGCGCGCAGCGTCGGCATCCTGCCGTTCCGCATCGAGTCCGTCGTTCTGAGCCCCAAATCGCAGGAGACCGCACAGGACGCGCAGCCCAAGCCCCAGGCCGCCCAGGAACCGGCAGCGTCGAAGGAGCCCAAGCGCAGGAAGTGA
- a CDS encoding DNA topoisomerase III: protein MRLFLCEKPSQGKDIGRILGATQRGEGCLNASGVTVTWCIGHLVEAAAPEVYDAALKRWSLEQLPIIPQQWRVEVKPKTATQFKVVKALLAKATQLVIATDADREGELIAREIIDLCGYRGPIERLWLSALNDASIRTALAKLRPSAETLPMYYSALARSRADWLVGMNLSRLFTVLGRQAGYDGVLSVGRVQTPTLKLVVDRDREIAAFVSVPYWAIDVSLSAGGQTFTAQWVAPDASTDDAGRCLRQPVAQQAAQQIRAAGSAQVVSVETERVREGPPLLFDLGTLQEVCSKQLGLDVQETLEIAQALYETHKATTYPRSDSGYLPESMFAEVPTVLDSLLKTDPTLAQIMGQLDRTQRSRAWNDGKVTAHHGIIPTLEPANLSAMSEKERALYRLIRAHYLAQFLPHHEFDRTVADLSCGQQKLVATGKQVVARGWRLVLAESEREGSADEDGDAPVRTQVLPALRDGMACQVAGADIKALKTMPPKPYTQGELVKAMKGVARFVTDPRLKQKLKDTTGIGTEATRANIISGLIARGYIVKKGRSIRASDAAFTLIDAVPAAIADPGTTAVWEQALDMIEGGQLTLDVFIGKQAAWISQLIAQYGSTSLSIKVPQGPACPQCGAPTRQRTGKSGPFWSCSRYPDCKGTLPVATGTSRRGASRPRRTSGGGRKGA from the coding sequence ATGCGGCTGTTTCTGTGCGAGAAGCCCTCCCAGGGCAAAGACATCGGCCGGATTCTCGGCGCCACGCAGCGCGGTGAAGGCTGCCTCAACGCCTCCGGTGTCACGGTCACCTGGTGCATCGGCCATCTCGTCGAAGCGGCAGCACCCGAGGTCTATGACGCGGCGCTCAAGCGCTGGTCGCTGGAACAGCTGCCCATCATTCCCCAGCAGTGGCGGGTCGAGGTCAAGCCGAAGACCGCCACGCAATTCAAGGTCGTCAAAGCGCTTCTGGCGAAGGCGACCCAGCTTGTCATCGCCACTGACGCCGACCGCGAAGGCGAACTGATCGCACGCGAGATCATCGACCTGTGCGGCTACCGCGGTCCCATCGAACGCCTGTGGCTGTCGGCGCTCAACGATGCGTCCATCCGCACCGCGCTCGCCAAGCTGCGGCCCTCGGCCGAGACGCTGCCGATGTATTACTCGGCGCTGGCGCGCTCGCGCGCCGACTGGCTCGTGGGCATGAACCTCAGCCGGCTGTTCACCGTGCTCGGGCGGCAGGCCGGCTACGATGGCGTGCTGTCGGTCGGGCGTGTACAGACCCCGACGCTCAAACTCGTGGTGGACCGCGACCGAGAGATCGCGGCCTTCGTGTCCGTGCCGTACTGGGCCATCGACGTGTCGCTGTCCGCAGGCGGTCAGACGTTCACCGCGCAGTGGGTGGCACCCGATGCCAGCACCGACGACGCCGGCCGCTGCCTGCGGCAGCCCGTCGCACAGCAGGCCGCGCAGCAGATCCGCGCCGCGGGCAGTGCCCAGGTGGTGTCGGTCGAGACCGAGCGCGTGCGCGAAGGCCCGCCGCTGCTGTTCGACCTGGGCACCTTGCAGGAAGTCTGTTCCAAGCAGCTTGGGCTGGACGTGCAGGAAACCTTGGAGATCGCCCAGGCCCTGTACGAGACGCACAAGGCCACGACGTACCCGCGCTCGGATTCGGGCTACCTGCCCGAAAGCATGTTCGCCGAAGTGCCCACGGTCCTGGACAGCCTGCTCAAGACCGATCCCACGCTGGCCCAGATCATGGGCCAGCTCGACCGCACCCAGCGCTCGCGCGCCTGGAACGACGGCAAGGTGACGGCGCACCACGGCATCATCCCGACGCTCGAACCCGCGAATCTCTCCGCCATGAGCGAGAAGGAACGGGCGTTGTACCGGCTGATCCGGGCACATTACCTGGCCCAGTTCCTCCCGCACCACGAGTTCGACCGCACCGTGGCGGATCTCTCCTGCGGCCAGCAGAAGCTGGTGGCTACGGGCAAGCAGGTCGTCGCCCGCGGCTGGCGCCTGGTGCTGGCCGAGTCCGAACGTGAAGGCAGCGCCGATGAGGATGGCGACGCCCCCGTGCGCACCCAGGTGCTGCCTGCGCTGCGTGACGGGATGGCATGCCAGGTCGCCGGGGCCGACATCAAGGCCCTCAAGACGATGCCGCCCAAGCCCTATACCCAGGGCGAACTGGTCAAGGCGATGAAGGGCGTTGCGCGTTTCGTGACCGACCCGCGCCTGAAGCAGAAGCTCAAGGACACGACGGGCATCGGCACCGAGGCGACGCGGGCCAACATCATCAGCGGGCTGATCGCCCGCGGCTATATCGTGAAGAAGGGGCGCTCCATCCGCGCATCGGATGCGGCGTTCACGCTGATCGACGCCGTGCCCGCGGCGATTGCCGACCCCGGCACCACCGCCGTCTGGGAACAGGCGCTGGACATGATCGAGGGCGGACAACTCACCCTGGATGTGTTCATCGGCAAGCAGGCCGCCTGGATTTCGCAGTTGATCGCGCAATACGGCAGCACGTCCCTGTCCATCAAGGTTCCCCAAGGACCGGCTTGTCCGCAGTGCGGCGCACCCACGCGCCAGCGAACCGGCAAGAGCGGCCCGTTCTGGTCGTGCAGTCGCTACCCCGACTGCAAAGGCACGCTGCCGGTGGCAACCGGCACGTCCAGGCGTGGTGCCTCGCGTCCACGCCGTACCAGTGGCGGTGGCCGCAAAGGCGCCTGA
- a CDS encoding DUF3085 domain-containing protein has translation MSLRFKGADLRPVLTEAIANQCRIVLVKDQGVYFLAERGERRPDGRQQLLAYAVGCNPDTDPFDDWWHLAGRELGGDDFAEYFDPKDGLFTRLLHSADDLVLSATATHLSLAVVPPA, from the coding sequence ATGTCACTGCGATTCAAAGGCGCCGACCTGCGCCCCGTGCTGACCGAAGCCATCGCCAATCAGTGCCGCATCGTCCTGGTCAAGGACCAGGGCGTGTACTTCCTCGCCGAGCGTGGGGAGCGTCGCCCGGATGGACGCCAGCAACTGCTCGCCTACGCCGTCGGCTGCAACCCGGACACCGACCCGTTCGATGACTGGTGGCACCTCGCCGGCCGCGAGCTGGGTGGCGACGATTTTGCGGAGTATTTCGACCCGAAGGACGGCCTGTTCACGCGCCTCCTGCACTCGGCGGACGATCTCGTGCTGTCCGCCACCGCCACGCACCTGTCCTTGGCCGTGGTGCCTCCCGCCTGA
- a CDS encoding XF1762 family protein, which translates to MNTSSTSPRLHLLPVSLRTANVFVLAHHHRPVQAAKFALAVTLVDSDLIRGVAIVGRPVARHLDDGWTREVTRLCTDSTPNACSKLYGAAWQAAKSLGYIRLITYTLPDEGGASPRAAGWRLIGARGGGAWSRPSRPLADTPSTCAAPNACGRRRAARTKGSTRMPIDCCRAREARPC; encoded by the coding sequence ATGAACACATCATCGACCTCGCCGAGGCTGCACCTGCTGCCGGTGTCGCTGCGCACGGCCAACGTCTTCGTGCTGGCACACCATCACCGTCCGGTCCAGGCTGCGAAGTTCGCCCTGGCCGTCACGCTGGTCGACAGCGACCTGATCCGCGGCGTGGCCATCGTCGGCCGGCCGGTCGCGCGGCACCTGGACGATGGCTGGACGCGGGAAGTCACACGGCTGTGCACCGACAGCACACCCAACGCCTGCAGCAAGCTATACGGCGCGGCCTGGCAGGCGGCAAAGTCGCTGGGCTACATCCGCCTGATCACCTACACCTTACCCGACGAAGGCGGCGCCAGCCCGCGCGCCGCCGGCTGGCGGCTGATTGGCGCGCGCGGCGGCGGCGCCTGGAGCCGTCCCAGCCGCCCCCTCGCCGATACCCCGAGCACCTGCGCCGCCCCAAATGCCTGTGGCAGGCGCCGGGCGGCGCGGACAAAGGGAAGCACCCGGATGCCGATTGATTGCTGCCGCGCGCGCGAGGCCCGGCCATGCTGA
- a CDS encoding DUF3577 domain-containing protein yields the protein MNTTSNEKSYFDLHTSGIGYVQRVREVPVRGGRRAQPFLACTIAALVGPARDPSYRYFDVKVSGAEAKKLVQRYIGVDDPKQRPLVRFRLGDLWGDAYIRDKGEQKGQAAASLKARLLKAELIDRAELASIEQHELITRGIGYLNRVKDVTPKAGDSFLSCTVAALAGPVDEPEYRYFDTIVATPEAEHLVRRCVQAIEGDRKVLIAFRLNDMKIDPYIRTKGEHAGEPAASLESTLVHIGLIKIDGTQVYPTSQAQPEAPPAEDASASEADDAIDTATEPAEREPEAQVEEQEPALAASF from the coding sequence ATGAACACCACGTCCAACGAGAAATCGTATTTCGACCTCCACACCTCGGGCATCGGCTACGTCCAGCGTGTCCGTGAAGTGCCCGTCCGGGGCGGCCGCCGTGCGCAGCCTTTCCTTGCTTGCACCATCGCCGCGCTGGTCGGCCCCGCCCGGGACCCCAGCTACCGCTACTTCGACGTCAAGGTCTCGGGTGCCGAGGCCAAGAAGCTCGTTCAGCGCTACATCGGCGTTGACGATCCCAAGCAGCGCCCGCTGGTGCGATTTCGCCTCGGTGACCTGTGGGGCGATGCGTACATCCGCGACAAGGGTGAGCAGAAGGGTCAGGCCGCCGCGTCCCTCAAGGCGCGACTGCTCAAGGCCGAACTGATCGACCGGGCCGAACTGGCTTCGATCGAGCAGCACGAGCTGATCACCCGCGGCATCGGCTATCTCAATCGTGTGAAGGACGTCACCCCAAAGGCTGGCGACTCGTTCCTCTCTTGCACCGTCGCAGCACTGGCCGGGCCTGTCGATGAACCGGAGTATCGGTACTTCGACACCATCGTCGCCACCCCGGAAGCCGAGCATCTGGTTCGCCGGTGCGTTCAGGCCATCGAGGGTGACCGCAAGGTGCTGATCGCCTTCCGTCTGAACGACATGAAGATCGATCCGTACATCCGCACCAAGGGCGAGCACGCCGGGGAACCGGCCGCAAGCCTGGAATCGACGCTGGTCCACATCGGTCTGATCAAGATCGACGGCACCCAGGTCTATCCGACGAGCCAGGCGCAACCCGAGGCGCCGCCGGCCGAAGACGCATCCGCGTCCGAAGCCGACGACGCCATCGACACGGCCACCGAGCCCGCCGAGCGCGAGCCCGAGGCGCAAGTCGAGGAGCAGGAGCCGGCATTGGCTGCTTCGTTCTGA
- a CDS encoding DUF932 domain-containing protein, giving the protein MSLASRFAPQSPILRSDRPLSDDRIRAVVPSIFADAPHGSRSDRYAYIPTSTVLTKLRQEGFEPFMVCQTRVRNEDRREYTKHLIRLRHASQINGDEANEIILLNSHDGTSSYQMLAGMFRFVCHNGLVCGDTTADIRVPHKGDVASQVIEGAYGVLEGFERVQNARDAMRTITLDEGEAEVFANSALALKYDDPAKSTPVTESQLLAPRRWDDRKNDLWAVFNRVQENLVKGGLNGRTANGRNQRTRPVQGIDQNLRLNRALWLLAEGMRQLKA; this is encoded by the coding sequence ATGTCTCTGGCATCCCGTTTTGCTCCGCAATCCCCGATCCTGCGCTCCGATCGTCCACTCTCGGACGACCGCATTCGTGCCGTCGTTCCGTCGATCTTCGCCGACGCTCCGCATGGGAGCCGGTCCGATCGGTATGCCTACATACCGACCTCGACCGTGCTGACCAAGCTGCGCCAGGAGGGCTTCGAGCCCTTCATGGTGTGCCAGACACGCGTGCGCAACGAAGACCGGCGCGAGTACACGAAGCACCTCATCCGACTTCGCCATGCGAGCCAGATCAACGGCGACGAGGCGAACGAGATCATCCTGCTCAACAGCCACGACGGCACGAGCAGCTATCAGATGCTCGCCGGCATGTTCCGGTTCGTCTGCCACAACGGCCTGGTTTGCGGTGACACCACCGCCGACATCCGCGTTCCCCACAAGGGCGACGTGGCCAGCCAGGTGATCGAAGGTGCCTACGGAGTCCTCGAAGGCTTCGAGCGCGTGCAGAACGCGCGCGATGCGATGCGCACCATCACCCTCGATGAGGGCGAAGCGGAGGTCTTTGCAAACTCCGCGCTCGCACTCAAGTACGACGATCCAGCCAAGTCCACGCCTGTCACGGAGAGCCAACTGCTGGCACCCCGGCGATGGGACGACCGCAAGAACGACTTGTGGGCCGTCTTCAACCGCGTCCAGGAGAACCTCGTCAAAGGGGGCCTGAACGGACGCACGGCCAACGGCCGCAATCAGCGCACCCGTCCGGTGCAAGGCATCGACCAGAACCTGCGCCTGAACCGGGCGTTGTGGCTGCTGGCCGAAGGCATGCGCCAGCTCAAGGCGTGA
- a CDS encoding DUF3275 family protein, which produces MATPSASEKSVAPIVVPGQLTLRTIRGKNGPFTVGRLATHLGTFEVKDPELEQYPEGKYDGEFIIRYIFPKSYPVGGGMRFEIRASLDGMTLNGIDKLSRDEARSFATQDVDPLDEEQGAQPATTPAKPTKASRPAKPAPVQASADPMVDTTPFGVDAPPPAEAAAPGSTQDGDPALFGLLWPLGESVKLDSTIDRRALRAQIARLGELGYALDFKTQEWSRQAELQPA; this is translated from the coding sequence ATGGCAACCCCATCGGCTTCCGAGAAATCGGTTGCGCCCATCGTCGTCCCCGGCCAGCTCACGCTGCGTACCATCCGCGGCAAGAACGGCCCGTTCACGGTTGGCCGCCTCGCCACGCACCTCGGTACTTTCGAGGTCAAAGACCCGGAGCTGGAGCAGTACCCCGAAGGCAAGTACGACGGGGAATTCATCATCAGGTACATCTTCCCGAAGTCCTATCCGGTCGGCGGCGGCATGCGGTTCGAGATCCGTGCCAGCCTCGACGGCATGACGCTCAACGGCATCGACAAACTCAGCCGCGACGAAGCCCGCAGCTTCGCCACCCAGGACGTCGATCCGCTCGATGAAGAGCAAGGGGCGCAGCCTGCGACAACGCCGGCCAAGCCGACCAAAGCGTCCAGGCCCGCCAAGCCCGCACCCGTGCAGGCGTCCGCGGACCCGATGGTCGATACCACGCCCTTTGGCGTGGATGCGCCGCCACCTGCTGAGGCTGCTGCCCCCGGCAGCACCCAAGACGGTGACCCCGCGCTCTTCGGCCTGCTGTGGCCGCTGGGCGAGTCCGTGAAACTGGATTCGACCATCGACCGCCGCGCTTTGCGTGCACAGATCGCCCGCCTGGGCGAGCTGGGCTACGCGCTGGACTTCAAGACGCAGGAGTGGAGCCGCCAGGCCGAACTGCAACCTGCGTGA
- a CDS encoding DUF6094 domain-containing protein, with protein sequence MLPCFLPANQETSMALMFPRLARNFAKNGYYPTDEPTLERALNALMPSDGPMCILDPCAGEGVAIAEAAHALGREQAKAFAVEFDAERARHARGLVDHCLHADLMDTMVSKQSFGLLWLNPPYGDLSKDVNGNIGYQGQGRARLEKLFYQRSLSLLQYGGVLVFIVPAYVLDAELVGWLTRHYTDLRIYRAVETQFKQVVIFGRRVRQREQAPDGVKAVRNLLLQVGLGEVEAEELPSDWPFLPYIVPASPAEPEHFFRVTMEPEQFADEVGRLQGLWPSLDTHLGAAQQSLRPPARALSHWHLALALAAGAISGVVRSKTGRVLVVKGDTHKDKTLQREFTEREDGSIAETRILTDKFVPVIRAWDMTPGSPTRGEVLTIR encoded by the coding sequence GTGCTTCCGTGTTTCCTCCCCGCCAACCAGGAGACTTCCATGGCCCTCATGTTCCCGCGGCTCGCCCGCAATTTCGCTAAGAACGGTTACTACCCGACTGACGAACCCACGCTCGAAAGAGCCCTCAACGCACTGATGCCCAGCGACGGGCCCATGTGCATCCTCGATCCCTGCGCCGGCGAAGGCGTGGCGATCGCCGAAGCCGCCCATGCCCTCGGGCGCGAGCAGGCCAAGGCGTTCGCGGTCGAGTTCGACGCGGAGCGGGCACGCCATGCCCGCGGCCTGGTCGATCACTGCCTGCACGCGGACCTGATGGACACGATGGTCTCCAAGCAGTCGTTCGGGCTGCTCTGGCTCAACCCGCCGTATGGCGACTTGTCCAAGGACGTCAACGGCAACATCGGCTATCAGGGCCAGGGCCGTGCCCGCCTCGAAAAGCTGTTCTATCAGCGTTCGCTGTCGCTGTTGCAGTACGGCGGCGTGCTGGTCTTCATCGTCCCCGCCTACGTGCTCGATGCGGAGCTGGTCGGCTGGCTGACACGCCACTACACGGACCTGCGCATCTACCGAGCGGTGGAGACGCAGTTCAAGCAGGTGGTGATCTTCGGCCGAAGGGTGCGACAGCGTGAACAGGCTCCCGATGGCGTCAAGGCCGTGCGCAATCTGCTGCTGCAGGTTGGGCTTGGCGAAGTCGAAGCCGAGGAGCTGCCGAGCGATTGGCCGTTCCTGCCGTACATCGTCCCCGCCAGTCCGGCCGAGCCGGAGCATTTCTTCCGCGTGACGATGGAGCCGGAGCAGTTCGCCGATGAAGTCGGCCGGCTGCAAGGCCTCTGGCCGTCGCTGGACACGCACCTGGGGGCCGCGCAGCAGTCGCTGCGTCCGCCGGCGCGTGCCTTGTCCCACTGGCATCTCGCCCTGGCTCTGGCCGCGGGTGCGATCTCGGGGGTTGTGCGCTCCAAGACCGGGCGCGTGCTCGTCGTCAAAGGTGACACCCACAAGGACAAGACGCTCCAGCGGGAATTCACCGAACGCGAAGACGGCTCGATCGCCGAGACCCGCATCCTCACCGACAAGTTTGTTCCCGTCATCCGCGCATGGGACATGACGCCTGGCTCCCCGACACGGGGCGAGGTGCTGACCATCCGCTAA